A window of the Dyadobacter pollutisoli genome harbors these coding sequences:
- a CDS encoding RNA polymerase sigma-70 factor: protein MIATDDTQAFSEIYSRYKGVLYLHAFRMLGNEEEAKDVLQDLFTTIWTKRHDINHIASFSSYLYKALRNRIFDVMAHKKVEQKYIDSLARFMEEGECITDQQILEKELTQVIESEISLLPPRMREVFELSRNADLSYKQIAEELHISDKTVKKQVSSALHILRHKIDVAFIFALILLRN, encoded by the coding sequence ATGATTGCAACGGATGATACCCAGGCATTCTCCGAAATTTATAGCCGTTATAAAGGCGTGCTCTATTTGCATGCTTTCAGAATGCTGGGTAACGAAGAGGAGGCCAAGGATGTCTTGCAGGACCTGTTTACTACGATCTGGACTAAAAGACATGACATTAATCACATTGCATCGTTTTCGTCTTACCTGTACAAGGCACTTCGCAACCGAATATTTGATGTGATGGCACACAAAAAAGTTGAACAAAAATACATCGACTCGCTAGCCAGGTTTATGGAGGAGGGAGAATGCATTACCGACCAGCAAATACTGGAAAAAGAACTTACGCAGGTCATTGAAAGTGAAATTTCCCTGCTGCCACCGAGAATGCGGGAAGTGTTCGAGTTGAGCAGAAATGCGGATCTCTCGTACAAGCAGATTGCAGAGGAACTGCACATATCCGACAAAACGGTAAAAAAACAAGTCAGTTCCGCCCTGCACATTTTGAGACATAAGATCGACGTAGCTTTCATTTTTGCCCTCATTTTGTTGAGAAATTGA
- a CDS encoding TonB-dependent receptor produces MKLIVLFMAIACVHVSADGISQKITLSVKDATLSTVFNRIEQQSGYKFFYDNKIVKKARKVTASLQSGSVKEIMDEVLKDQSLTYNIIDKTIVVKRKENTLPAPQSLLLQDISSPMENTYAGSQEGAEKRMKGMLVDKLNRTEQKDISVRGTITNELGEGLPGVSILLKGAQLGTTSDETGKFQLNVPDQNARLVFSYVGYVSQEIPVGAKTVFEIKLAEDDKILEEIVVVGYGTQKKTSVTGAIATMKSDDVKNNPVPNLSSSLAGRLSGVYVSQASGAPGYAPAIRIRSVNTWKTTGNDPLYVIDGVITDKRMFDALDYSEVDNVTVLKDAASGAVYGARAANGVVLVTTKRGASGKFQLNYNYSYSFDNPSKIPDYMDARDMVRLNNYARTSRGIAPSYDAEEVAFFEKNDPARGWYTQAYIDPVLQRHSISASGGSDKVKYFVAGSYFDQSAFIKNADFKKYNFRSNIDVNLTKNLTGVFNVAYNQGKKTRFAMQEDLVGFDTNPTFGGLWGRLLYYLPNTGPKTKDGKFINPGWIGNPLAFVEEGGSVTRMERNIAMLVGLTYNVPFVKGLSVSGKYSPNYEATTSKLHELKATLYDVVRKGTNGAIYTDEIIGSIKSSYPNKERLVKSQEATNSYQLNFSANFTKQFGKHNVDAMAVYEQSEGKYDYFYGVREGFPLVQNDQFWATSSARADSYVDGSEAETGRASYIGRVLYSYDDKYFLNVTARRDGSMLFAPDYRWGVFPSVSAGWVLSKENFFKVRQIDFLKLRGSWGLAGNDAVGGWKWSESYGVSGDYVFGTVPQPRVRYNGIVNEKLTWEKTSELNVGFDAQVFDRFSLSGEYFKRHNYDILDTRIASLPASFGGSMPPENYGVVDGHGYELELGYNGNAGDVTYGVKGSFSYSNNKVKVRDVAQNAQAVDNPNGRPTDYVRMLVSTGIIRTTEQLDALPSGYTIYGKPAVLGVINFEDVNGAQGVPDGKIDDYDRQVLKGKHSLNPYTFGLNLRASWKGIGIDVFVQGVTGGSKLYDDGYSRRFFDGARPPSFWLDSWSPENVNAAYPQPVTWDATNDHLPSTFWLKNGSFLRFQNINLNYSLPKILCKKIGMSAVGVYLSGANLLTLSKYDFHDPSVANMNAYPTMKTYTMGVNLSF; encoded by the coding sequence ATGAAACTGATAGTGCTCTTCATGGCGATCGCTTGTGTTCATGTATCAGCTGACGGCATATCGCAGAAAATTACCCTTTCTGTGAAGGACGCCACGCTTTCCACTGTATTTAACAGGATTGAACAACAAAGCGGTTACAAATTTTTTTATGATAATAAAATTGTAAAAAAAGCCAGGAAAGTCACCGCATCGCTCCAAAGCGGTTCGGTGAAGGAGATTATGGATGAGGTATTGAAAGATCAGTCGCTTACTTACAACATCATAGATAAAACCATTGTGGTGAAGAGGAAAGAGAATACACTGCCCGCTCCGCAATCGCTGTTGCTACAGGACATTTCGTCGCCCATGGAAAACACCTACGCCGGCTCGCAGGAAGGGGCTGAAAAAAGAATGAAAGGGATGCTTGTCGACAAGCTTAACCGGACAGAACAAAAGGACATTTCGGTGCGGGGGACAATTACGAACGAGCTTGGTGAAGGTCTTCCTGGCGTAAGCATTCTGTTGAAGGGTGCTCAGCTTGGGACGACATCCGACGAGACTGGCAAATTCCAGCTGAATGTGCCGGATCAGAATGCGAGACTGGTTTTTAGCTATGTTGGATACGTATCCCAGGAAATTCCTGTTGGTGCTAAAACAGTTTTTGAGATTAAACTGGCGGAGGATGATAAGATTTTGGAAGAAATAGTAGTGGTGGGTTATGGCACGCAGAAGAAAACTTCCGTTACCGGGGCCATTGCCACAATGAAATCGGATGATGTTAAAAACAACCCTGTACCTAACCTGTCGAGTTCGCTTGCGGGTAGGCTCAGCGGTGTATATGTAAGCCAGGCATCGGGTGCGCCTGGTTACGCCCCGGCGATAAGGATCCGGTCGGTTAACACCTGGAAAACGACAGGAAACGACCCGCTATATGTTATCGATGGGGTGATCACCGACAAGAGAATGTTTGATGCCCTGGACTATTCGGAGGTCGACAATGTAACTGTTCTCAAAGATGCCGCTTCGGGTGCGGTGTATGGTGCGCGTGCAGCCAATGGGGTGGTGCTTGTAACCACGAAAAGAGGTGCATCTGGTAAATTTCAGCTGAATTACAACTATTCGTACAGCTTTGATAACCCATCAAAGATACCCGACTACATGGATGCCCGCGACATGGTGAGGCTCAACAACTATGCGCGTACAAGCAGAGGTATAGCACCCTCGTATGACGCGGAGGAAGTTGCTTTCTTTGAAAAAAATGATCCGGCAAGGGGCTGGTACACCCAGGCTTACATTGATCCGGTGTTACAAAGACATTCCATTTCCGCGAGCGGAGGGTCTGACAAAGTGAAGTATTTTGTTGCCGGATCCTATTTCGATCAGTCGGCTTTCATTAAGAATGCGGATTTCAAAAAGTACAACTTTCGCTCTAATATCGACGTAAACCTGACGAAGAACCTGACAGGGGTCTTCAATGTAGCCTATAACCAGGGCAAAAAAACGAGGTTTGCCATGCAGGAAGATCTTGTAGGCTTCGACACAAACCCAACTTTTGGAGGTTTATGGGGCAGGTTGCTCTATTATTTACCCAACACCGGGCCTAAAACGAAGGATGGGAAATTTATCAATCCGGGCTGGATCGGTAATCCCCTCGCATTTGTGGAGGAAGGCGGGTCTGTCACGCGCATGGAACGTAACATTGCAATGCTGGTTGGGCTGACCTACAATGTACCGTTTGTCAAAGGATTATCTGTATCCGGAAAATATAGCCCAAATTATGAAGCTACCACTTCTAAGCTTCATGAGCTGAAGGCCACTTTATATGACGTAGTAAGAAAGGGGACTAATGGCGCTATCTATACCGATGAAATTATAGGTAGTATTAAATCGTCCTATCCGAACAAGGAAAGGCTTGTGAAAAGTCAGGAAGCCACCAACAGTTATCAGTTGAACTTCAGTGCGAACTTCACTAAGCAGTTCGGCAAACACAATGTAGACGCCATGGCGGTTTACGAGCAGAGCGAGGGCAAATACGACTATTTCTATGGTGTAAGAGAAGGTTTTCCGCTGGTTCAAAATGACCAGTTTTGGGCAACCTCTTCGGCCAGGGCCGACTCTTATGTGGACGGCTCAGAAGCTGAGACAGGCCGGGCTTCTTATATTGGCCGCGTGCTGTATAGCTATGATGACAAATACTTCCTCAATGTAACCGCCCGCCGTGACGGATCTATGTTGTTTGCGCCGGATTATCGCTGGGGAGTCTTCCCTTCGGTTTCTGCCGGCTGGGTGTTGTCAAAAGAGAATTTTTTCAAGGTAAGACAAATCGATTTTCTGAAACTGCGGGGCTCGTGGGGCTTAGCGGGCAATGATGCGGTCGGTGGTTGGAAATGGAGCGAATCTTATGGCGTAAGTGGCGACTATGTGTTCGGAACTGTGCCTCAGCCACGTGTACGCTATAATGGTATTGTAAACGAAAAACTCACCTGGGAGAAGACGAGCGAGCTTAATGTAGGTTTTGATGCACAGGTGTTCGATCGTTTTTCCCTTTCTGGGGAGTATTTCAAAAGACATAATTATGATATACTAGACACCCGGATTGCATCACTGCCCGCATCCTTTGGGGGAAGCATGCCACCAGAGAATTACGGAGTTGTAGATGGCCATGGTTACGAACTTGAACTGGGTTACAATGGCAACGCCGGTGATGTAACTTATGGTGTTAAAGGCAGTTTCTCGTATTCCAACAATAAGGTGAAAGTGAGAGATGTGGCGCAGAATGCGCAGGCCGTTGATAACCCGAACGGACGCCCGACCGATTATGTCAGAATGCTTGTTTCCACAGGGATCATCCGCACAACTGAACAACTGGATGCATTGCCTTCCGGCTACACTATTTATGGCAAACCGGCGGTTTTAGGCGTTATCAATTTCGAGGATGTAAATGGAGCGCAGGGTGTTCCGGATGGAAAGATCGATGATTATGACAGACAGGTTTTAAAAGGCAAACATTCTCTTAACCCTTATACATTCGGGTTAAACCTGAGAGCTAGCTGGAAAGGCATTGGAATAGATGTATTCGTTCAAGGCGTTACAGGTGGCTCGAAACTATACGATGACGGATACAGCCGACGGTTTTTCGACGGTGCAAGACCGCCATCGTTCTGGCTCGATTCGTGGAGCCCCGAAAATGTGAATGCAGCCTATCCGCAGCCAGTTACCTGGGACGCGACTAACGATCATTTGCCATCGACTTTCTGGTTAAAGAACGGCAGTTTTTTACGCTTCCAGAACATCAATCTGAATTATTCTCTGCCCAAGATTTTGTGTAAAAAAATAGGAATGTCCGCAGTTGGCGTCTATTTGTCCGGAGCGAACCTGCTTACGCTGTCAAAATATGATTTTCATGACCCAAGTGTCGCCAATATGAATGCATATCCGACCATGAAGACCTACACAATGGGTGTGAACCTCTCGTTTTAA
- a CDS encoding FecR family protein, with translation MDESFARDLLQKYRDGTLTDQEMAMLESWYLHRAKSASINVDAEQLEKQLDTVWESLPVNQEKVLRKRARVISLLKWTAAAASVVIIGTIGLNFLRDATTQPPVNNPVLATDAVPGDNRAKLTLANGQSIMLHEADNGKLAQQGQSAVIKTRQGEIVYKFEKQDTNANSSDLAFNTISTPRAGQYHVKLPDGTGVWLNAASSIRFPTVFSAEERVVEIMGEAYFEVAKVSKNSKRLPFKVKSGTQVIEVLGTRFNVNSYADEGAIKTTLLEGSIKLNAGSGDDKGVLLKPGDQARLLISSRKNEGQAIRPFVVNQINTRNVIAWKEGYFRFDNVGLPELMRQLSRWYDVDVVYEGNVKEYEFVGQIERNTNLSKVLRILELGDVHFRIDNKKIIVTN, from the coding sequence ATGGACGAATCTTTCGCAAGGGACTTATTACAGAAATACAGGGACGGAACCCTGACCGACCAGGAAATGGCCATGCTGGAAAGCTGGTATCTACACAGGGCAAAGTCCGCAAGCATTAATGTGGATGCCGAACAGCTGGAAAAACAGCTCGATACGGTATGGGAGTCGCTGCCCGTGAATCAGGAGAAGGTTCTGCGCAAAAGGGCGCGTGTCATTTCGTTGTTAAAATGGACGGCAGCCGCAGCGTCCGTGGTGATTATCGGCACAATTGGGCTGAATTTCTTACGTGACGCAACCACTCAACCGCCAGTCAACAATCCTGTACTTGCAACGGACGCGGTGCCAGGCGACAATAGGGCAAAACTGACATTGGCTAACGGACAAAGCATCATGCTTCATGAAGCCGACAATGGGAAGCTGGCCCAGCAGGGGCAAAGTGCCGTCATCAAAACCAGGCAGGGAGAAATCGTTTACAAATTTGAAAAGCAGGATACGAATGCCAATTCCAGCGATCTGGCGTTCAATACGATCAGCACGCCCAGGGCCGGGCAGTACCATGTCAAACTTCCTGACGGAACAGGGGTTTGGCTTAATGCCGCGTCGTCCATTCGTTTTCCCACCGTTTTTTCAGCGGAGGAAAGGGTAGTGGAAATCATGGGTGAAGCCTATTTCGAAGTAGCGAAGGTTTCAAAGAATTCGAAACGGCTGCCTTTCAAAGTGAAGTCTGGTACTCAGGTGATTGAAGTGCTCGGCACGCGTTTCAATGTGAATAGCTATGCCGATGAAGGGGCGATTAAAACAACGCTGCTGGAAGGGAGTATCAAATTGAATGCGGGCAGTGGAGACGATAAGGGCGTGCTGCTCAAACCAGGTGACCAGGCCCGGCTCCTTATAAGTTCCAGGAAAAATGAAGGCCAGGCAATCCGCCCATTCGTAGTAAATCAAATAAATACCAGGAATGTAATTGCGTGGAAGGAAGGCTATTTCAGGTTTGACAATGTAGGATTGCCGGAATTAATGAGGCAATTGTCGCGGTGGTATGACGTGGACGTGGTCTACGAAGGCAACGTGAAAGAATATGAATTTGTAGGCCAGATCGAACGGAATACCAACCTTTCAAAGGTACTCCGGATACTGGAATTGGGAGACGTGCATTTCAGAATTGACAATAAAAAGATAATAGTGACTAACTAA
- a CDS encoding RagB/SusD family nutrient uptake outer membrane protein gives MMLAGCDPLDKTNLAALASEDLLTNPKVAEAYVNDMYTNFMPSSFAVGRRTDETMVINSEYAAGLSDYLKGTLTADTYNDFPYDNIRKINIFLAQVDNATFDEAIKKSLKGQALFWRAFAYFRMVKAYGGVELILKPEAPANKDAIFVPRSKTSECITQIVKDLDEAIALVDPLSTVGRIDKCAAMSFKGRVLLYWASPQFNRTNDVARWTAAYNANKEALTFLDAQGKGLYANYKELWTDEMNKEVIMVKRFQYPGFANGYSQAGMRPLLYARGAVGDNIPSLELVNAYPMKDGSKYNPATMDYRTLHKDRDKRFYASIAYNGADPYLAEMFGKENMWTYYYDSDGNPATGINGKEARADNSENLFSHSSFYPAKMLDRNITRTTVEDGQVDWIEIRYAEVLMNMAEAANEVGKGEEALAAMYKIRNRAGIEAGAKANYGVAAVTVPEIRKAIMDERFVEFAFEGQRFWDLRRWRVFTSTFNSFKDKYFHGLRVEWNGTAADRPKGIVDINTIANKFTVTEVRDYQPVVMLDEEKYSFFGIPKTILDRSSKIEQNKSWGGTFDPLQ, from the coding sequence ATGATGTTGGCCGGGTGCGATCCGCTCGACAAAACGAACCTCGCAGCACTCGCAAGCGAGGACCTTCTCACAAACCCCAAAGTAGCTGAGGCTTATGTGAACGACATGTACACAAACTTTATGCCGTCCAGTTTTGCGGTGGGACGTCGTACGGACGAAACCATGGTAATCAACAGTGAGTACGCGGCGGGGCTGAGCGATTATCTGAAGGGTACACTTACTGCCGACACGTACAATGATTTTCCATATGATAACATCAGGAAGATCAACATTTTCCTGGCCCAGGTTGATAATGCGACATTTGATGAAGCCATCAAAAAATCATTAAAAGGTCAGGCGCTGTTCTGGCGTGCATTTGCCTATTTCAGGATGGTCAAAGCATATGGAGGAGTTGAGTTGATCCTAAAACCGGAAGCACCGGCAAACAAGGACGCTATTTTTGTTCCCAGGAGCAAAACGTCCGAGTGTATCACGCAGATCGTCAAAGATCTGGATGAAGCGATTGCTTTGGTAGATCCATTAAGCACGGTAGGCAGGATCGACAAATGTGCGGCAATGTCTTTCAAAGGCAGGGTTCTTTTATACTGGGCTAGCCCGCAATTTAACCGTACCAATGATGTGGCACGCTGGACAGCAGCCTATAATGCAAACAAAGAAGCACTGACATTCCTGGATGCGCAGGGAAAAGGGCTCTATGCAAACTATAAAGAGCTGTGGACCGACGAGATGAACAAGGAAGTGATCATGGTCAAGAGGTTCCAGTATCCGGGTTTTGCCAACGGTTATTCACAGGCCGGAATGCGCCCATTGCTCTACGCACGCGGCGCGGTAGGTGATAACATTCCCTCTCTGGAACTCGTCAATGCCTATCCGATGAAAGACGGCTCGAAATACAACCCGGCTACGATGGACTACAGAACCTTGCATAAAGACAGGGACAAGCGCTTTTATGCCTCCATTGCCTACAATGGCGCCGATCCGTACCTGGCAGAAATGTTTGGAAAAGAAAATATGTGGACTTACTATTATGATTCGGATGGAAATCCGGCTACCGGCATCAATGGTAAGGAAGCAAGGGCCGACAACAGTGAAAACCTGTTTTCACATTCAAGTTTTTATCCTGCCAAAATGCTGGACAGGAATATCACAAGGACCACCGTCGAAGACGGGCAGGTAGACTGGATCGAGATCCGGTATGCAGAAGTGCTCATGAACATGGCGGAAGCCGCAAACGAGGTTGGTAAAGGAGAGGAAGCATTGGCTGCCATGTATAAGATCCGCAACCGCGCCGGTATAGAAGCTGGTGCAAAAGCAAACTATGGCGTAGCTGCCGTAACAGTTCCGGAGATCAGAAAGGCAATCATGGACGAGCGTTTCGTTGAATTCGCGTTCGAGGGACAGCGTTTCTGGGACCTGCGCAGATGGCGGGTGTTCACCTCCACATTTAACAGCTTCAAGGATAAATATTTCCATGGTTTAAGAGTAGAGTGGAATGGTACAGCAGCCGACCGGCCAAAAGGTATTGTCGATATTAATACCATAGCGAATAAATTCACTGTTACCGAGGTGCGTGATTATCAGCCTGTTGTGATGCTGGATGAGGAAAAGTATTCCTTCTTCGGCATTCCCAAAACGATCCTCGACCGTAGCAGCAAAATCGAGCAAAATAAGAGCTGGGGAGGTACATTCGACCCATTGCAATAA
- a CDS encoding ThuA domain-containing protein, with translation MNHIFRTTTMQRICLLTIILLCFLREGNAQDGNARQIYAGRYKAIFTSPPAKVPTSKTPDGPLAGNGDIGLTLGGKPDKLVFYLGKNDFWRAYPVYPGGGIALPGWLEMNIPALSGADYYAEQIQDKAEIVAKFAKNDLSVRVNTWVSATANTVVVELESDKASSMNFALKAAEGNTSVNASGVEGNAYWVTRSFENTPMLAWPSHVAMAVKVLGAKPDKTGNVDLKPNTKVTLVVAMYTNFDAKDWKQKAIKVANTATETTINQLRKDHYAWWERFWEESEVQIGDPFLEKYYYASQYLFGATSRGNKFAPGIWGPFITKDSAAWGGDYHLNYNYQAPYWASYSSNHIDETDNFDKPLLDYMEHGKEHAKALLGIRGIYYPVGIGPLGLVTTRWPLTPDEMEKRYASRENTIDGGYKFLGQKVNAVFSVGNMLMRFYSTYDAAYARKVYPYMLECANFWEDYLKFENGRYVIQMDHYNEVMPNLKNKGQWRQLLGDFNSTLSVGLVKMLFKGMIDVSTFLKVDTARVQKWQHIVDHMSKFTIGEVDGQPSLKNVETSPSPTHSRVEGLARVSIHGLILPSGICGPKTDSAFNRILLGDIGRWKDKMKGPGEWANTLGNGIETCFPAAVRVGYDADEIMRQLTDRIKRQSLPNLWITAEGGGIETLSAVPLTINEMMMQSYEGILRVFPNWNKAKNASFNQLRAYGAFLVSSQLEQGEIKFVKLLSEAGRPCIVENPWPGHSVQLLRNGQKAERLSGSQFSFPTKRGERLEMVKIQAQHKSRLLIITGGHGFKKVQFYNMLDSLGDFSYDKIEQPKANELIASPEVDKYDALVFYDLADSITAPQKRAYLQLLKKGKAMIFLHHAMVSYQKWDKFQEILGGRYYADPVVVNGDTLRSTYQHGVVIPVKIEDRNHPITRGLSDFEIYDEVYGNFGTQPTIRPLLSTTHPQSSKYIAWTNPFGGSEVLFIQLGHGPETFANPNYRKLLRQGIEWSIRKHAR, from the coding sequence ATGAACCACATTTTTCGGACCACAACGATGCAACGGATTTGCCTTTTGACGATTATCCTGCTCTGTTTTTTGCGAGAGGGAAATGCCCAAGACGGGAATGCCCGGCAAATATATGCCGGGCGCTATAAGGCGATCTTCACAAGTCCGCCTGCGAAAGTACCTACATCCAAAACACCGGACGGGCCGTTGGCGGGAAATGGCGACATTGGTTTGACGCTCGGCGGCAAACCGGACAAACTGGTTTTTTACCTCGGGAAAAACGATTTCTGGCGGGCATACCCCGTTTATCCGGGCGGCGGCATTGCCCTGCCCGGCTGGTTGGAAATGAATATTCCGGCGCTTTCCGGTGCTGATTATTATGCCGAGCAAATACAGGACAAAGCGGAAATAGTTGCAAAGTTTGCCAAAAATGATCTCTCGGTACGGGTTAATACCTGGGTCTCCGCGACAGCCAATACCGTTGTCGTAGAACTCGAATCGGACAAGGCCTCCTCCATGAACTTCGCGCTCAAAGCGGCGGAGGGAAACACCTCTGTAAATGCTAGTGGCGTTGAGGGGAATGCTTATTGGGTTACCCGTTCATTTGAAAATACGCCGATGCTGGCATGGCCGTCGCATGTGGCGATGGCTGTAAAAGTGCTGGGAGCAAAGCCGGATAAGACCGGAAATGTTGATTTGAAACCCAATACCAAAGTCACCTTGGTCGTCGCGATGTATACCAATTTCGACGCAAAAGATTGGAAACAAAAGGCGATTAAAGTTGCGAATACAGCAACGGAGACCACCATAAATCAATTAAGAAAAGACCATTATGCCTGGTGGGAGCGGTTTTGGGAGGAGTCGGAGGTACAAATAGGGGACCCGTTTCTTGAAAAGTACTACTATGCGTCGCAATACCTTTTCGGGGCGACTTCGCGGGGCAACAAATTTGCCCCGGGGATTTGGGGGCCGTTTATTACCAAGGATTCCGCTGCATGGGGCGGGGACTATCATTTGAATTACAACTACCAGGCACCTTACTGGGCTTCCTATTCCTCTAACCACATCGACGAAACCGACAATTTCGATAAGCCCCTGCTCGATTATATGGAACATGGGAAGGAACATGCCAAAGCGCTTCTGGGCATTCGCGGGATCTATTACCCGGTCGGGATCGGCCCGCTGGGGCTCGTCACCACGCGCTGGCCGCTGACGCCCGATGAGATGGAGAAACGGTATGCGTCGAGGGAAAATACGATCGACGGAGGATACAAGTTTCTGGGGCAGAAGGTCAATGCGGTGTTCAGCGTCGGGAATATGCTGATGCGTTTTTACAGTACATACGACGCTGCCTACGCCCGTAAAGTGTACCCGTACATGCTCGAATGCGCGAATTTTTGGGAGGATTATCTCAAATTCGAAAACGGGCGCTACGTCATTCAAATGGACCACTATAACGAGGTGATGCCGAACCTTAAAAACAAGGGACAATGGCGTCAGCTTTTGGGCGATTTCAATTCCACATTATCCGTCGGATTGGTCAAAATGCTTTTCAAAGGCATGATCGACGTAAGCACTTTTCTGAAAGTAGATACGGCAAGGGTTCAGAAGTGGCAGCACATTGTGGATCATATGAGCAAGTTCACGATTGGCGAGGTCGATGGCCAGCCGAGCCTTAAAAATGTGGAAACCAGCCCTTCCCCGACGCACAGCCGCGTTGAAGGCCTGGCCAGGGTTTCCATCCACGGATTAATCTTACCCTCAGGCATATGCGGACCTAAAACCGATTCGGCGTTCAACCGCATCCTGCTGGGTGACATTGGCCGCTGGAAAGACAAAATGAAAGGCCCGGGAGAGTGGGCAAACACGCTCGGTAACGGAATCGAAACTTGTTTTCCCGCGGCGGTGCGGGTAGGGTATGACGCCGATGAAATCATGCGCCAGCTCACCGACCGGATCAAACGTCAGTCGCTGCCAAACCTCTGGATTACTGCGGAAGGCGGCGGGATCGAGACGCTATCGGCCGTTCCGTTGACGATCAACGAAATGATGATGCAAAGTTATGAGGGGATATTAAGAGTGTTTCCAAACTGGAACAAAGCCAAAAACGCCAGTTTTAATCAGTTGCGGGCGTATGGCGCATTCCTGGTGAGCAGTCAATTGGAACAAGGGGAAATTAAATTCGTGAAACTTTTGAGTGAAGCCGGACGGCCATGCATCGTCGAAAATCCGTGGCCTGGACATTCGGTGCAATTGCTGCGAAACGGACAGAAGGCGGAACGGCTTAGCGGCAGCCAGTTTTCTTTTCCAACGAAGCGCGGGGAACGTTTGGAGATGGTTAAGATCCAGGCACAGCATAAGTCTCGTTTACTCATCATTACCGGAGGCCACGGATTCAAAAAGGTGCAGTTCTACAATATGCTGGATTCGTTGGGTGATTTCAGCTATGACAAAATAGAGCAGCCGAAAGCCAACGAACTCATCGCTTCCCCGGAGGTGGACAAATACGACGCCCTGGTGTTTTATGACCTGGCCGACTCGATTACCGCGCCTCAGAAACGGGCCTATTTACAGCTCTTGAAAAAAGGTAAGGCAATGATTTTCCTGCATCATGCCATGGTTTCTTATCAAAAATGGGATAAGTTTCAGGAAATCCTTGGAGGGAGGTATTATGCCGACCCTGTGGTCGTGAATGGTGATACACTGAGATCCACTTACCAACACGGCGTGGTCATTCCGGTAAAAATCGAGGACCGGAACCATCCTATTACCAGAGGGCTCAGCGATTTCGAAATATATGACGAAGTGTACGGAAATTTCGGCACTCAACCCACAATCCGGCCTCTGCTCAGCACTACACATCCGCAAAGTTCAAAATACATTGCCTGGACCAACCCATTCGGCGGAAGTGAAGTACTTTTCATACAACTCGGCCACGGACCGGAGACATTTGCAAATCCTAATTACAGAAAATTATTACGGCAAGGGATCGAATGGTCGATACGAAAACATGCGCGGTGA